Within Flavobacterium pisciphilum, the genomic segment GGAACGCAAGCTATAGACAAGGCTGAATGGGATTCAATTAAAATAAACAAGCCAGAGGTGGCAGAACAGGAGCTAGATGTGTTCTCTGATTTAATTTGGGAAGGAGTTCTTTCTAGAGCTGAATTTTTAGAACATTTTTCTAAAAATCATATTTTCCTTTTTCAGTGTTTTGATACACATGTACAATCTATAGTTTTAAAATCATTAGTTCCTGAAACTGATTTTCTGACAAAAGAAGGTTTGCAGTGGCTTAGTGATAATATGTTTACAGAAACGATTGAAATGAAAGTTGGTAAAAAGGTTTTTACTGATGACCGTAATACTTCAATTTTTGAATTGATTCAACAAGGGGCATTCTTGAGTGATGGACAATTGTTTAAACAGATCAATACAATTATTGAATCGTAGATCTTTGGGTTCTTTGATTTTTAAAAAAAATGGATTGATTTTATATTCTAATCAGTATATTTTTTACTGTCCATATTTCTTTAATGTCTTCAGAGTCAATTGTAGTGTTTTTGAAGAAAGCATTATCATTACTTAAAGTAAAGTTATTTTCTAAAGGACTGTTGTTAATTATTC encodes:
- a CDS encoding DUF6495 family protein; translated protein: MKYARLTKEQFDELNAEFASFLGTQAIDKAEWDSIKINKPEVAEQELDVFSDLIWEGVLSRAEFLEHFSKNHIFLFQCFDTHVQSIVLKSLVPETDFLTKEGLQWLSDNMFTETIEMKVGKKVFTDDRNTSIFELIQQGAFLSDGQLFKQINTIIES